The following are encoded together in the Vespa velutina chromosome 3, iVesVel2.1, whole genome shotgun sequence genome:
- the LOC124948067 gene encoding anoctamin-4, translating into MGDSTLTLEDETQNAHSRRSSTVGDAPQNGSESSIGESHLSENTTSIKSIDASSITSTKSTPGKSNSKSGSISSTASLSNPKSTTGHHSSREILYESDKNCIQPYLSIATENPSKPGTPKISKKTSKTSVYPSGINLTARDAFGPKLTAPGSPESSPSLPNTPLPTDFDEIAKECLSRKGSSVENEITSDTLYFRDGRRRIDMVLVYQEENEGVMTELETRRREQRRIFQQNLLTEGLQLELEPKENSFDGKTFFLKLHIPWKIKVQYAEVMNLKLPTKRFITISVKAWGTDGTKGRPKIWEKWLKWTNWIQKLHHWDTNRYPEEPSFYDSIDSGDREERFVVKDRDTAYTPAQRSLIVMQILLRTRYEEMHDKVGIRRLVADGTYLDCYHLHEGPYNKPEDNGEILDRHLLYLIWANPKQWFKKQPLWLIRRYFGEKVALYYAWLGFYTECLVAPAVVGLLCFIYGLGSMEGADNVPSKEICDNKIAGNITLCPLCDKACGYQKLGDSCIFSKLTYLFDNPATVFFAIFMSFWATTFLELWKRRQAVIVWEWDLQSAEDDEEPRPEFETSVKTFRINPVTREREPYLPAWSKAMRFFATGSFVFFMICVVLGAVLGTIIYRISLVSVFYGGGGSFLQKHAKIFTSMTAALINLVIIMILTRIYHRLARWMVNMENPRTQTEYESSYTFKIFLFEFVNFYSSLIYIAFFKGRFFVHPGDQDARSSEFFRIKTDVCDPAGCLSEVCIQLAIIMIGKQCFNNFVEILSPKFLNWWRKRTQVAATKDHDRQYTSWERDYQLQDPGRLALFDEYLEMILQYGFVTLFVAAFPLAPLFALLNNIAEIRLDAYKMVKESRRPLAERVADIGAWYGILRGVTYVAVVSNAFVIAYTSDFIPRSVYAFVYSPTEDLVGYIDSSLSEFNTSDYRDDMKSDAKEHPETCQYRGYRNGPDHKLDPYGLSPQYWHVFAARLAFVVVFEHVVFALTGIMSYVIPAVPRALATQLQRERLLAQEAKYEKGLKGREDEEDILSVLREAGSIGRPTVAPGRTNWARRFSKISDGLDAHVEVGSRVHRYSDSSTMWDVT; encoded by the exons atggGTGATAGTACACTTACGCTCGAAGATGAGACTcag AACGCTCACAGTAGAAGATCAAGCACCGTAGGTGACGCTCCGCAAAACGGTTCCGAGTCTAGCATTGGTGAATCACATTTGAGTGAGAATACAACatcgattaaatcgattgATGCATCGTCGATTACGTCGACGAAATCAACACCAGGTAAAAGTAACAGCAAATCGGGAAGCATTTCTTCGACTGCTTCATTGAGTAATCCAAAATCAACAACTGGACATCATTCGAGTAGAGAAATTCTTTACGAGTCAGATAAGAACTGCATACAGCCATACCTTTCAATCGCAACGGAGAATCCATCGAAACCTGGCACGccaaaaatttctaaaaaaacgTCCAAGACAAGTGTATACCCATCTGGGATCAATTTGACGGCACGTGATGCGTTTG GTCCTAAACTTACGGCCCCAGGATCACCGGAAAGTAGTCCATCGTTACCGAATACGCCATTGCCTACAGATTTCGATGAAATCGCAAAGGAATGTTTATCTCGTAAAGGATCATCGgtcgaaaatgaaattacttCGGACACATTATATTTTCG TGATGGCCGAAGGCGAATCGATATGGTGCTCGTTTATCAGGAAGAAAACGAGGGTGTCATGACGGAATTGGAAACAAGACGAAGAGAACAGAGACGTATATTTCAACAAAATCTTTTAACGGAAGGCTTGCAACTCGAATTAGaaccaaaagaaaattcattcgatGGTAAAACATTTTTCCTCAAACTTCATATACCCtggaaaataaaagtacaatATGCTGAAGTTATGAATTTGAAATTGCCAACAAAAAGATTTATCACTATATCGGTTAAAGCATGG GGTACGGATGGTACAAAAGGTAGGCCGAAAATTTGGGAAAAATGGTTAAAGTGGACCAACTGGATACAAAAACTTCATCACTGGGATACCAATCGATATCCCGAAGAACCTAGTTTCTATGATAGTATTGATTCTGGTGATCGAGAGGAAAG atttGTCGTAAAGGATCGAGATACCGCATATACGCCAGCACAGAGATCGTTAATAGTGATGCAAATATTGTTACGTACAAGGTACGAAGAAATGCATGATAAAGTTGGGATTCGTAGACTTGTTGCAGACGGTACTTATCTCGATTGTTATCATTTGCACGAAGGACCATACAACAAGCCAGAAGATAACGGTGAAATTTTAGATAGACATTTGCTTTATTTGATATGGGCTAATCCAAAACAATG GTTTAAGAAACAACCATTGTGGTTGATAAGACGATACTTCGGTGAGAAAGTAGCATTATATTACGCTTGGCTTGGTTTCTATACGGAATGTTTGGTTGCACCAGCTGTGGTTGGTCttctatgttttatatatggCCTAGGAAGTATGGAAGGCGCGGATAACGTGCCTAGCAAAGAAATATGTGATAATAAGATTGCCg gaaatattacattatgtCCGCTCTGTGACAAAGCTTGTGGTTATCAAAAACTCGGCGATTCTTGTATATTTTCTAAGCTAACATATCTTTTTGATAATCCTGCGACCGTTTTCTTCGCCATTTTTATGTCATTTTGGG CAACGACGTTCTTAGAATTATGGAAACGACGACAAGCTGTTATCGTTTGGGAATGGGATCTTCAAAGTGCAGAGGATGACGAGGAACCTAGGCCAGAATTTGAAACGTCAGTGAAAACATTTCGCATAAATCCAGTTACCAGAGAACGTGAGCCATATTTACCAGCATGGTCGAAAGCTATGCGATTTTTTGCTACCGGttcctttgtattttttatg atatgcGTTGTCCTTGGTGCAGTACTAGGtacaataatatatcgtatatctcTCGTTTCTGTATTTTACGGTGGCGGTGGTTCTTTCTTACAAAAACACGCGAAGATATTCACTTCGATGACAGCAGCCTTGATCAATTTAGTGATAATTATGATACTTACACGTATATATCATCGATTGGCCAGATGGATGGTAAACATGGAAAATCCAAGAACTCAAACAGAATACGAATCTAGTTATACgttcaaaatatttctttttgaattcgttaatttttattcttcgctAATTTACATCGCATTCTTCAAG GGAAGATTTTTTGTACATCCTGGCGATCAAGACGCTAGATCGTCCGAATTCTTTCGTATAAAGACAGACGTCTGTGATCCAGCTGGTTGTCTCTCTGAAGTATGCATTCAGTTAGCTATTATAATGATTGGAAAACAGTGTTTCAATAATTTCGTTGAGATTTTATCCCCAAAATTTTTGAATTGGTGGCGCAAAAGAACTCAAGTTGCTGCTACGAAGGATCATGACAGACAATATACATCTTGGGAAAGAGATTATCAATTACAGGATCCTGGAAGACTCGCACTTTTTGATGAGTATTTAGAAATga TTCTTCAGTATGGTTTCGTAACTCTCTTCGTAGCAGCATTTCCATTAGCGCCATTATTcgcattattaaataatatcgcaGAAATAAGATTGGATGCTTATAAAATGGTGAAAGAATCACGAAGACCTTTAGCAGAAAGAGTGGCAGATATTGGTGCTTGGTATGGTATTCTCCGTGGTGTCACATACGTTGCTGTTGTATCAAAC GCATTCGTCATAGCTTATACCTCAGACTTCATTCCACGAAGTGTCTATGCATTTGTTTATTCTCCAACGGAAGATTTGGTCGGTTACATTGACAGCTCTCTGTCAGAATTTAATACTTCTGATTATCGTGACGACATGAAGAGTGATGCCAAGGAACATCCAGAAACATGCCAATACAGGGGATACAGAAATGGACCCGATCACAAATTAGATCCTTACGGATTAAGCCCACAATATTGGCATGTATTTGCAGCACGATTAGCATTCGTAGTTGTTTTCGAACATGTT GTTTTTGCATTGACTGGGATAATGAGTTATGTTATACCAGCTGTACCGCGTGCCTTAGCGACACAACTTCAACGAGAACGTTTGCTAGCACAAGAGGCTAAATATGAAAAGGGATTAAAGGGTAGAGAGGACGAGGAGGATATACTTTCTGTATTAAGAGAAGCTGGAAGTATAGGTAGACCTACTGTTGCTCCTGGTAGAACCAATTGGGCAAGACGTTTCAGTAAAATAAGCGATGGTTTGGATGCCCACGTTGAAGTTGGTTCGAGGGTACACAGATACAGTGACAGTTCCACTATGTGGGATGTCACTTAA
- the LOC124948070 gene encoding uncharacterized protein LOC124948070 isoform X1: MIFVIDSVFYIIFYDTLIYLMFTYDKGISNIINLLVLMRFVNMGNPMNNFDWAHRLQCPPTACTDPIKKTLCKGILELLWSEIGNATFTSKDVREIRKNILLYKLRHKKKDATIECIQDISYLKAERNRLKTVSSSLKEEYEQQDLLIRQRVKHLKNIKSKYSLAKMKKTLLKIKHNEVCTQLNDGNNMRLICQNLMPQTSEELDQNMLKESLDIVTTLCFGATKREVKSKISNLLGHIKVSTLWAQLYQGLCQDVENLLKLRTLITSENMDDPETEDTDKNGEDIDIGIAKLCGKNIYTISRKLFFDIKAKKCEDDVMKYITNIETSTENHIDLSEWLTLALEVKKLETEERVLQNEIKLIQSEYNDINLPTLELQKLLSEIHTIDSEIEKCVENIQRSLQLLKSAECIITRIKNNVQTECMNLLALRVDNSNFEWLNKDLTTELHIFYDILDIRALKKIILHGDIQSFRHESCCLKEASVLMKNLNVPNIMPYFPMIRAPIYYLIDYYKNLITNNAYKNALTPLTDEDNDLHVFIDNDTTKDYDTMELLTLSQRNCSKAQEQIDAFNVALNAWNNQTVQEAMALVDKTVDDLTFTEWMQRYTLLLYMIDSANNK; the protein is encoded by the exons ATGATCTTTGTAATAGACTCagtgttttatataattttttatgatactttaatttatcttaTGTTTACCTACGATAAGGggatatcaaatattattaatttactgGTTTTAATG AGATTTGTAAATATGGGCAATCCAATGAATAACTTCGATTGGGCACACAGATTGCAATGTCCTCCGACTGCATGCACAGATCCTATAAAGAAAAC ATTATGTAAAGgaatattagaattattatggTCTGAAATAGGTAATGCAACATTTACCAGTAAGGAtgtaagagaaataagaaaaaatatattattgtacaaattaagacataaaaaaaaagatgctaCTATCGAATGCATACAAgacatttcatatttaaaagcaGAAAGAAATAGGCTTAAGACTGTTTCTTCGTCGTTGAAAGAAGAATATGAGCAACAAGATTTGTTGATTCGTCAAAGAG tgaaacatttgaaaaatattaaatcaaagtATTCATTggcaaaaatgaaaaaaacattattgaaaataaaacataacgAAGTATGTACTCAACTCAATGATGGTAATAATATGAGACTTATATGCCAAAATTTAATGCCACAAACATCAGAAGAATTAGATCAAAATATGTTAAAGGAAAGCTTAGATATAGTAACTACACTTTGTTTTGGTGCAACCAAAAGAGAG GTGAAAAGTAAGATATCAAATTTACTTGGTCATATTAAAGTCTCTACGTTATGGGCTCAATTATATCAAGGACTGTGCCAAGatgtagaaaatttattgaaattgagAACTTTAATTACTTCAGAAAATATGGATGATCCTGAAACAGAAGATACAGATAAAAATGGAGAAGATATTGATATTGGTATTGCCAAATTAtgtggaaaaaatatttacacaatttcaagaaaattattttttgatataaaagcaaaaaaatgtgaagatgatgttatgaaatatattacaaatatcgag acaAGTACTGAAAATCATATTGATCTCAGCGAGTGGTTAACTTTGGCATTAGAAGTGAAAAAATTGGAAACAGAGGAAAGAGTATtgcaaaatgaaattaaactgATCCAATCGGAGtacaacgatattaacttACCAACATTAGAacttcaaaaattattatcggaGATTCATACGATTGACTCGGAAATA gaaaaatgtgTTGAAAATATACAACGATCGTTACAACTGTTAAAATCTGCTGAGTGCAtcataacaagaataaaaaataatgtgcAAACTGAATGTATGAATCTTCTAGCTCTACGAGTTGATAATAGTAACTTCGAATGGTTAAATAAGGATTTAACAACTGAAttgcatatattttatgatatcttAGATATCagagcattaaaaaaaataatactccATGGAGATATTCAATCTTTTAG ACATGAATCATGCTGCTTAAAGGAAGCGTctgttttaatgaaaaatttaaatgttcCAAATATTATGCCATATTTCCCAATGATAAGAGCACcaatatattatctaatagattactataaaaatctaattacaaataatgCTTATAAAAATGCCTTGACTCCATTAACAGATGAAGACAATGATTTACACGTTTTTATAGATAACGATACTACTAAAGATTACGATACTATGGAATTATTGACATTGTCACAACGTAACTGTAGTAAAGCACAGGAACAAATCGATGCGTTTAATGTTGCATTAAATGCTTG gAATAATCAAACCGTTCAAGAAGCTATGGCACTCGTAGATAAAACTGTAGATGATTTAACATTTACAGAATGGATGCAAAGAtacactttattattatatatgattgaTAGCGCTAATAATaagtga
- the LOC124948072 gene encoding D-arabinitol dehydrogenase 1-like, producing MECLSFDPLSKTLTLKKTSIPIPKSDEVRIKVAYSGICGTDLHILEGAFTCKNDGPFVLGHEFCGTVDEIGNEVTNFKIGQRVTVDPNSGCHKCNDCHVGNYHYCQYGGLRNTIGIYRNGGWATHVLVPETQIHLIPDKVQMHQAALTEPLSCLAHGLKKIGTIHVGHQVLIIGAGIIGLFWSCLLHLRGLRNTVTISELQEKRRKIASKLDLNYKLKEPNQLKNDEFDLIIDCSGSGPAMETAIQLLKPGGCLCIFGVANPKVKMSIEPYKIFKKELRIVGVNINPHTFPRSLCLLEAMADQYLDFDKLGIKVYSLSQYREALEELKKGNISKAVFKL from the exons atgGAGTGTCTATCCTTCGATCCATTAAGCAAAACgcttactttaaaaaaaacttCAATTCCGATACCAAAATCCGACGAAGTTCGAATAAAAGTCGCATACTCGGGAATTTGTGGAACGGATTTGCATATCTTGGAA GGTGCATTTACATGCAAAAATGATGGTCCTTTTGTTCTTGGACATGAATTTTGTGGTACAGTCGATGAAATTGGAAATGAAGTGACTAATTTTAAAATTGGTCAAAGAGTTACGGTAGATCCTAACAGTGGATGTCATAAGTGTAACGATTGTCATGTTggaaattatcattattgtcaatATGGCGGATTAAGAAACACTATTGGTATTTATAGAAATGGTGGTTGGGCGACTCATGTTCTTGTTCCAGAAACTCag ATACACTTAATACCCGATAAAGTCCAAATGCATCAGGCTGCACTTACAGAACCATTATCTTGTTTGGCTCAtggtttgaaaaaaattggtACAATACATGTAGGACATCAAGTACTGATTATTGGCGCAGGTATCATTGGTCTTTTTTGGTCTTGTTTATTACATCTACGTGGATTACGAAATACAGTAACAATTAGCGAacttcaagaaaaaagaagaaagatagctTCAAAACttg attTAAACTACAAGCTAAAAGAACCTAATCAACTTAAAAATGATGagtttgatttaataatagacTGTAGTGGTTCTGGTCCTGCTATGGAAACAGCTATACAATTGTTAAAACCTGGTGGTTGTCTATGCATTTTTGGTGTAGCTAATCCTAAAGTAAAAATGTCTATCGAACCATATAAA ATATTCAAAAAGGAACTGCGTATTGTGGGTGTGAATATAAATCCTCACACATTTCCTAGATCATTATGTCTTTTGGAAGCTATGGCAGATCAATATTTGGATTTTGATAAATTAGGTATTAAAGTTTATAGTCTTTCCCAATATCGTGAAGCTTTGGAAGAACTAAAAAAAGGTAATATTAGTAAAGCTGtattcaaattataa
- the LOC124948070 gene encoding uncharacterized protein LOC124948070 isoform X3, which produces MGNPMNNFDWAHRLQCPPTACTDPIKKTLCKGILELLWSEIGNATFTSKDVREIRKNILLYKLRHKKKDATIECIQDISYLKAERNRLKTVSSSLKEEYEQQDLLIRQRVKHLKNIKSKYSLAKMKKTLLKIKHNEVCTQLNDGNNMRLICQNLMPQTSEELDQNMLKESLDIVTTLCFGATKREVKSKISNLLGHIKVSTLWAQLYQGLCQDVENLLKLRTLITSENMDDPETEDTDKNGEDIDIGIAKLCGKNIYTISRKLFFDIKAKKCEDDVMKYITNIETSTENHIDLSEWLTLALEVKKLETEERVLQNEIKLIQSEYNDINLPTLELQKLLSEIHTIDSEIEKCVENIQRSLQLLKSAECIITRIKNNVQTECMNLLALRVDNSNFEWLNKDLTTELHIFYDILDIRALKKIILHGDIQSFRHESCCLKEASVLMKNLNVPNIMPYFPMIRAPIYYLIDYYKNLITNNAYKNALTPLTDEDNDLHVFIDNDTTKDYDTMELLTLSQRNCSKAQEQIDAFNVALNAWNNQTVQEAMALVDKTVDDLTFTEWMQRYTLLLYMIDSANNK; this is translated from the exons ATGGGCAATCCAATGAATAACTTCGATTGGGCACACAGATTGCAATGTCCTCCGACTGCATGCACAGATCCTATAAAGAAAAC ATTATGTAAAGgaatattagaattattatggTCTGAAATAGGTAATGCAACATTTACCAGTAAGGAtgtaagagaaataagaaaaaatatattattgtacaaattaagacataaaaaaaaagatgctaCTATCGAATGCATACAAgacatttcatatttaaaagcaGAAAGAAATAGGCTTAAGACTGTTTCTTCGTCGTTGAAAGAAGAATATGAGCAACAAGATTTGTTGATTCGTCAAAGAG tgaaacatttgaaaaatattaaatcaaagtATTCATTggcaaaaatgaaaaaaacattattgaaaataaaacataacgAAGTATGTACTCAACTCAATGATGGTAATAATATGAGACTTATATGCCAAAATTTAATGCCACAAACATCAGAAGAATTAGATCAAAATATGTTAAAGGAAAGCTTAGATATAGTAACTACACTTTGTTTTGGTGCAACCAAAAGAGAG GTGAAAAGTAAGATATCAAATTTACTTGGTCATATTAAAGTCTCTACGTTATGGGCTCAATTATATCAAGGACTGTGCCAAGatgtagaaaatttattgaaattgagAACTTTAATTACTTCAGAAAATATGGATGATCCTGAAACAGAAGATACAGATAAAAATGGAGAAGATATTGATATTGGTATTGCCAAATTAtgtggaaaaaatatttacacaatttcaagaaaattattttttgatataaaagcaaaaaaatgtgaagatgatgttatgaaatatattacaaatatcgag acaAGTACTGAAAATCATATTGATCTCAGCGAGTGGTTAACTTTGGCATTAGAAGTGAAAAAATTGGAAACAGAGGAAAGAGTATtgcaaaatgaaattaaactgATCCAATCGGAGtacaacgatattaacttACCAACATTAGAacttcaaaaattattatcggaGATTCATACGATTGACTCGGAAATA gaaaaatgtgTTGAAAATATACAACGATCGTTACAACTGTTAAAATCTGCTGAGTGCAtcataacaagaataaaaaataatgtgcAAACTGAATGTATGAATCTTCTAGCTCTACGAGTTGATAATAGTAACTTCGAATGGTTAAATAAGGATTTAACAACTGAAttgcatatattttatgatatcttAGATATCagagcattaaaaaaaataatactccATGGAGATATTCAATCTTTTAG ACATGAATCATGCTGCTTAAAGGAAGCGTctgttttaatgaaaaatttaaatgttcCAAATATTATGCCATATTTCCCAATGATAAGAGCACcaatatattatctaatagattactataaaaatctaattacaaataatgCTTATAAAAATGCCTTGACTCCATTAACAGATGAAGACAATGATTTACACGTTTTTATAGATAACGATACTACTAAAGATTACGATACTATGGAATTATTGACATTGTCACAACGTAACTGTAGTAAAGCACAGGAACAAATCGATGCGTTTAATGTTGCATTAAATGCTTG gAATAATCAAACCGTTCAAGAAGCTATGGCACTCGTAGATAAAACTGTAGATGATTTAACATTTACAGAATGGATGCAAAGAtacactttattattatatatgattgaTAGCGCTAATAATaagtga
- the LOC124948070 gene encoding uncharacterized protein LOC124948070 isoform X2 translates to MIFVIDSVFYIIFYDTLIYLMFTYDKGISNIINLLVLMRFVNMGNPMNNFDWAHRLQCPPTACTDPIKKTLCKGILELLWSEIGNATFTSKDVREIRKNILLYKLRHKKKDATIECIQDISYLKAERNRLKTVSSSLKEEYEQQDLLIRQRVKHLKNIKSKYSLAKMKKTLLKIKHNEVCTQLNDGNNMRLICQNLMPQTSEELDQNMLKESLDIVTTLCFGATKREVKKNMDDPETEDTDKNGEDIDIGIAKLCGKNIYTISRKLFFDIKAKKCEDDVMKYITNIETSTENHIDLSEWLTLALEVKKLETEERVLQNEIKLIQSEYNDINLPTLELQKLLSEIHTIDSEIEKCVENIQRSLQLLKSAECIITRIKNNVQTECMNLLALRVDNSNFEWLNKDLTTELHIFYDILDIRALKKIILHGDIQSFRHESCCLKEASVLMKNLNVPNIMPYFPMIRAPIYYLIDYYKNLITNNAYKNALTPLTDEDNDLHVFIDNDTTKDYDTMELLTLSQRNCSKAQEQIDAFNVALNAWNNQTVQEAMALVDKTVDDLTFTEWMQRYTLLLYMIDSANNK, encoded by the exons ATGATCTTTGTAATAGACTCagtgttttatataattttttatgatactttaatttatcttaTGTTTACCTACGATAAGGggatatcaaatattattaatttactgGTTTTAATG AGATTTGTAAATATGGGCAATCCAATGAATAACTTCGATTGGGCACACAGATTGCAATGTCCTCCGACTGCATGCACAGATCCTATAAAGAAAAC ATTATGTAAAGgaatattagaattattatggTCTGAAATAGGTAATGCAACATTTACCAGTAAGGAtgtaagagaaataagaaaaaatatattattgtacaaattaagacataaaaaaaaagatgctaCTATCGAATGCATACAAgacatttcatatttaaaagcaGAAAGAAATAGGCTTAAGACTGTTTCTTCGTCGTTGAAAGAAGAATATGAGCAACAAGATTTGTTGATTCGTCAAAGAG tgaaacatttgaaaaatattaaatcaaagtATTCATTggcaaaaatgaaaaaaacattattgaaaataaaacataacgAAGTATGTACTCAACTCAATGATGGTAATAATATGAGACTTATATGCCAAAATTTAATGCCACAAACATCAGAAGAATTAGATCAAAATATGTTAAAGGAAAGCTTAGATATAGTAACTACACTTTGTTTTGGTGCAACCAAAAGAGAG GTGAAAA AAAATATGGATGATCCTGAAACAGAAGATACAGATAAAAATGGAGAAGATATTGATATTGGTATTGCCAAATTAtgtggaaaaaatatttacacaatttcaagaaaattattttttgatataaaagcaaaaaaatgtgaagatgatgttatgaaatatattacaaatatcgag acaAGTACTGAAAATCATATTGATCTCAGCGAGTGGTTAACTTTGGCATTAGAAGTGAAAAAATTGGAAACAGAGGAAAGAGTATtgcaaaatgaaattaaactgATCCAATCGGAGtacaacgatattaacttACCAACATTAGAacttcaaaaattattatcggaGATTCATACGATTGACTCGGAAATA gaaaaatgtgTTGAAAATATACAACGATCGTTACAACTGTTAAAATCTGCTGAGTGCAtcataacaagaataaaaaataatgtgcAAACTGAATGTATGAATCTTCTAGCTCTACGAGTTGATAATAGTAACTTCGAATGGTTAAATAAGGATTTAACAACTGAAttgcatatattttatgatatcttAGATATCagagcattaaaaaaaataatactccATGGAGATATTCAATCTTTTAG ACATGAATCATGCTGCTTAAAGGAAGCGTctgttttaatgaaaaatttaaatgttcCAAATATTATGCCATATTTCCCAATGATAAGAGCACcaatatattatctaatagattactataaaaatctaattacaaataatgCTTATAAAAATGCCTTGACTCCATTAACAGATGAAGACAATGATTTACACGTTTTTATAGATAACGATACTACTAAAGATTACGATACTATGGAATTATTGACATTGTCACAACGTAACTGTAGTAAAGCACAGGAACAAATCGATGCGTTTAATGTTGCATTAAATGCTTG gAATAATCAAACCGTTCAAGAAGCTATGGCACTCGTAGATAAAACTGTAGATGATTTAACATTTACAGAATGGATGCAAAGAtacactttattattatatatgattgaTAGCGCTAATAATaagtga